A single Chitinimonas sp. BJYL2 DNA region contains:
- the gmk gene encoding guanylate kinase, which produces MSKGKLFIVAGPSGAGKATLVRALLAADSNVQLSISFTTRAPREGEADGRDYHFVSRETFLAMVDHGDFLEHAEVHGNLYGTSQTWINEVIAKGQDILLEIDVQGAQQVRRHFAEAVGIFILPPSAEVLEQRLRNRGTESEEAILRRLANAREEISHVGEFNYVIINEHIDQAVRDIIGIVRAERCHFASQAVRHNALINALQKG; this is translated from the coding sequence ATGAGCAAAGGCAAGCTTTTCATCGTTGCGGGCCCCTCGGGCGCGGGCAAGGCCACCCTTGTACGCGCACTGCTGGCCGCCGACTCGAACGTGCAGCTGTCGATCTCGTTCACCACGCGTGCCCCACGCGAAGGTGAAGCAGACGGCCGCGACTACCATTTTGTCAGCCGCGAGACCTTTCTCGCCATGGTGGATCACGGCGACTTCCTTGAGCACGCCGAAGTACATGGCAATCTCTACGGCACCTCGCAAACCTGGATCAACGAGGTCATCGCCAAGGGCCAGGACATCCTGCTGGAGATCGACGTGCAAGGCGCCCAACAGGTCCGTCGCCACTTCGCGGAGGCGGTCGGCATCTTCATCCTGCCACCGAGCGCCGAAGTGCTGGAGCAGCGCCTGCGCAACCGCGGTACCGAGAGCGAAGAGGCCATCCTGCGCCGGCTGGCCAATGCACGCGAAGAGATCAGCCATGTCGGCGAGTTCAATTACGTGATCATCAATGAACACATCGATCAGGCCGTGCGCGACATCATCGGCATCGTCCGTGCCGAGCGCTGCCACTTTGCCTCTCAGGCCGTGCGCCACAACGCCCTGATCAACGCCCTGCAGAAGGGTTAG
- the rpoZ gene encoding DNA-directed RNA polymerase subunit omega, with the protein MARITVEDCLDRIQNRFDLTLSAAYRARQIANGSTPLVDEVGRDKPTVLALREIAAGKIGIEILQRTRS; encoded by the coding sequence ATGGCCCGTATTACCGTTGAAGATTGTCTGGATCGCATCCAGAACCGTTTTGACCTGACCCTGTCGGCTGCCTACCGCGCCCGCCAGATCGCCAACGGCTCCACGCCGCTGGTAGATGAAGTGGGCCGTGACAAGCCCACCGTGCTGGCCCTGCGCGAGATCGCCGCCGGCAAGATCGGCATCGAAATCCTGCAACGCACCCGCAGCTGA
- a CDS encoding bifunctional (p)ppGpp synthetase/guanosine-3',5'-bis(diphosphate) 3'-pyrophosphohydrolase produces the protein MVEAADLPVPEAYAQQVARDANILLAKASAYLKAEDIPLLEAAFRFSAECHQTQFRQSGEPYITHPLAVADILADHHLDTQALMAAFLHDTMEDTGVTKLELSDRFGKHVAELVDGLSKLEKLEFQSKEEAQAENFRKMLMAMARDVRVILVKLADRLHNMRTLDAVREDKQKRIAAETLEIYAPIANRIGLHAIYQELEDWGFRYLHPKRYEVLNKALKSARGNRREVVGKILDAIKQKLADAKINATVYGREKHLASIHKKMHEKHLSFSEVLDIYGFRVIVDDVSTCYLALGALHGLYKPRPGAFKDYIAIPKPNGYQSLHTALTGPYGTPIEVQIRTHDMHKVAQAGVASHWMYKSGDESFGDVQQKTHQWLQSLLEIQSMSGDSVEFLEHIKVDLFPGEVYVFTPKGKILTLPQGATTVDFAYAVHSDVGNRCIAARINYDLMPLRTVLKTGDQVEIITATTARPNPNWLNFVVTGKARSHIRHFLKTMRYEEAVHLGERLLAQAARALMNQSTDLPEEAWDRYLRENAPSKREEILADIGLGKRLGLVVAQRLLTLAGLFAVGEAKSGPILIRGTEGVAVQFARCCNPIPGDPIIGLIKQGQGLVIHTHDCPQVSGRGYKLDPDKLLEVEWDVPAGKLFDVQIKVLAMHERGVLAQIAAAISEAAANIENVRMDNEADRYTEISFTVQVENRQHLAKVMQSLRSLESVVRINRLKS, from the coding sequence ATGGTCGAAGCCGCCGACCTGCCCGTACCCGAAGCCTACGCCCAGCAAGTGGCGCGGGATGCGAACATCCTGCTCGCCAAGGCCTCTGCTTACCTCAAGGCCGAGGATATCCCCCTGCTGGAGGCAGCATTCCGCTTCAGCGCCGAATGCCACCAGACCCAGTTCCGCCAGAGCGGTGAGCCCTATATCACCCACCCGTTGGCCGTAGCCGACATCCTGGCCGACCACCATCTCGACACCCAGGCGCTGATGGCCGCCTTCCTCCACGACACGATGGAGGACACCGGCGTTACCAAGCTCGAACTCAGCGACCGCTTCGGCAAGCATGTGGCCGAACTGGTCGACGGCCTCTCCAAGCTCGAAAAGCTGGAATTCCAGAGCAAGGAAGAAGCGCAGGCAGAGAACTTCCGCAAGATGCTGATGGCCATGGCGCGCGACGTACGCGTCATCCTCGTGAAGCTGGCCGACCGTCTGCACAATATGCGCACGCTCGATGCCGTGCGGGAAGACAAGCAAAAGCGTATCGCCGCCGAAACGCTGGAAATCTACGCGCCCATCGCCAACCGCATCGGCCTGCATGCCATCTACCAGGAGCTGGAAGACTGGGGCTTCCGCTACCTGCACCCCAAGCGCTACGAGGTGCTCAACAAGGCGCTCAAGTCGGCGCGCGGCAACCGCCGTGAGGTGGTCGGCAAGATACTCGATGCGATCAAGCAGAAACTCGCGGACGCCAAGATCAACGCCACCGTATATGGCCGCGAAAAGCACCTCGCCAGCATCCACAAAAAGATGCACGAAAAGCATCTGAGCTTTTCCGAAGTGCTCGATATCTACGGCTTCCGCGTGATTGTGGACGATGTCTCCACCTGCTATCTGGCACTGGGGGCACTGCACGGGCTGTACAAGCCGCGTCCCGGCGCCTTCAAGGATTACATCGCCATCCCCAAGCCCAACGGCTACCAGAGTCTGCACACGGCACTGACCGGCCCCTACGGCACCCCGATCGAGGTACAGATCCGCACTCACGACATGCACAAGGTGGCGCAAGCCGGCGTGGCATCGCACTGGATGTACAAGTCCGGCGACGAAAGCTTTGGCGATGTGCAGCAAAAGACCCACCAGTGGCTGCAATCGCTGCTGGAAATCCAGTCCATGTCAGGGGATTCGGTCGAGTTTCTTGAACACATCAAGGTCGATCTCTTCCCCGGTGAAGTCTATGTCTTCACCCCCAAGGGCAAGATCCTCACCCTGCCCCAAGGCGCCACCACGGTGGACTTTGCCTATGCCGTCCACTCGGATGTCGGCAACCGCTGCATCGCCGCCCGCATCAATTACGACCTGATGCCGCTGCGCACGGTGCTCAAGACCGGCGATCAGGTCGAGATCATCACCGCCACCACGGCACGGCCCAATCCGAACTGGCTCAACTTTGTCGTCACCGGCAAGGCACGCTCGCATATCCGCCACTTCCTCAAAACCATGCGGTATGAGGAAGCCGTGCATCTGGGTGAGCGCCTGCTGGCTCAGGCCGCTCGCGCCCTCATGAACCAGTCCACCGATCTGCCCGAGGAAGCCTGGGATCGCTACCTGCGCGAGAACGCGCCCAGCAAGCGCGAGGAAATCCTCGCCGATATCGGCCTGGGCAAGCGTCTGGGGCTGGTAGTGGCGCAACGCCTGCTGACGCTGGCCGGCCTGTTTGCCGTGGGCGAGGCCAAGTCCGGCCCTATCCTGATTCGTGGCACCGAAGGCGTGGCGGTACAGTTCGCGCGCTGCTGCAACCCGATACCGGGCGACCCCATCATCGGCCTGATCAAACAAGGCCAGGGTCTGGTCATCCATACCCACGACTGCCCGCAGGTCAGCGGGCGCGGTTATAAGCTCGACCCTGACAAGCTGCTCGAAGTCGAGTGGGACGTCCCCGCCGGCAAGCTGTTCGATGTGCAGATCAAGGTACTGGCCATGCATGAGCGCGGCGTACTGGCCCAGATTGCCGCCGCCATCTCCGAAGCCGCCGCCAATATCGAGAACGTACGCATGGATAACGAGGCCGACCGCTACACCGAGATCAGCTTTACCGTTCAGGTCGAAAACCGTCAGCATCTGGCCAAAGTGATGCAATCACTGCGCAGCCTGGAAAGCGTGGTCCGCATCAACCGGCTCAAATCCTGA
- the thiS gene encoding sulfur carrier protein ThiS, giving the protein MITLSINGEARQLPAGLPLDQLVIELGHAGRRIAIERNGEIVPKSQYAATHLAEGDKLEIVVAVGGG; this is encoded by the coding sequence ATGATTACCCTCAGCATCAATGGCGAAGCCCGCCAGCTCCCTGCCGGCCTGCCGCTGGATCAGCTTGTGATCGAGCTGGGTCATGCTGGTCGCCGAATCGCGATTGAGCGCAATGGCGAGATCGTGCCCAAGAGCCAGTACGCCGCGACCCACTTGGCCGAGGGCGACAAACTGGAAATCGTGGTCGCAGTGGGCGGGGGCTGA
- a CDS encoding GNAT family N-acetyltransferase encodes MVDTTLHSRRATLADVPLLAELNQQFNHDEGHGTIASLKQLQARLHDWLASGEYAAVLFDHQGQTVAYALYREQAASINLRQFFVAGDRRRHGLGRRALALLFSDYWPADKRLSVDVPTRNERALAFWRSVGFLDYCTTLIMAPKQRPNPEQRTSP; translated from the coding sequence GTGGTCGACACCACCCTGCATAGCCGCCGCGCCACGCTGGCCGATGTGCCGCTGCTGGCCGAACTCAACCAGCAGTTCAATCACGACGAAGGCCACGGCACCATCGCCAGCCTGAAGCAACTACAAGCCCGCCTGCACGACTGGCTGGCCAGTGGCGAATACGCTGCCGTCCTGTTCGACCACCAGGGTCAGACCGTCGCCTACGCGCTCTATCGCGAGCAGGCCGCCTCCATCAATCTGCGCCAGTTCTTTGTGGCCGGCGATCGCCGCCGCCACGGCCTCGGCCGCCGCGCGCTGGCCCTGCTGTTCAGCGACTACTGGCCAGCCGACAAGCGCCTCAGTGTGGACGTCCCCACCCGCAATGAGCGCGCACTGGCCTTCTGGCGCTCGGTCGGCTTCCTCGATTACTGCACTACCCTGATCATGGCGCCCAAACAGCGCCCCAACCCGGAACAGCGGACCTCCCCATGA
- a CDS encoding thiazole synthase yields the protein MTTSLTIAGIEYGSRLLVGTGKYKDFTETRAAIDASGAEIVTVAIRRVNLGQDPNVPSLLDYLPASEFTYLPNTAGCYSADDAVRTLRLARELLDGHKLVKLEVLGDPHTLYPNVIETLKAAETLVKDGFDVMVYTSDDPIVAKQLEDIGCCAIMPLASLIGSGMGILNPWNLKLIIDQSKVPVIVDAGVGTASDAAIAMELGCDGVLMNTAIAAAQDPIRMARAMKLGVEAGREAFLAGRMPRKLYAGAPSSPTGGMIG from the coding sequence ATGACGACCTCCCTCACCATTGCCGGTATTGAGTACGGCTCGCGCCTGCTGGTTGGCACCGGCAAGTACAAGGATTTCACCGAAACCCGTGCCGCCATTGATGCCTCCGGCGCCGAGATCGTCACCGTGGCCATCCGCCGCGTGAACCTGGGTCAGGACCCGAACGTACCGAGCCTGCTCGATTACCTGCCGGCCAGCGAATTCACCTACCTGCCCAACACCGCCGGCTGCTATAGCGCCGACGACGCGGTGCGCACCCTGCGTCTGGCGCGCGAGCTGCTCGATGGCCACAAGCTGGTAAAGCTGGAAGTCCTGGGCGACCCGCACACGCTCTACCCGAACGTGATCGAAACCCTCAAAGCCGCCGAAACGCTGGTCAAGGATGGTTTCGATGTGATGGTTTATACGTCCGACGATCCCATCGTCGCCAAGCAGCTCGAAGACATCGGCTGCTGCGCCATCATGCCGCTGGCCAGCCTGATCGGCTCCGGCATGGGCATTCTCAATCCGTGGAACCTCAAGCTCATCATCGACCAGAGCAAGGTACCGGTCATCGTGGACGCCGGCGTCGGCACGGCCTCGGATGCCGCCATCGCCATGGAACTGGGTTGCGACGGCGTATTGATGAACACCGCGATTGCCGCCGCACAAGACCCAATCCGCATGGCCCGCGCCATGAAGCTGGGCGTGGAAGCAGGCCGCGAAGCCTTCCTGGCCGGCCGCATGCCGCGCAAGCTGTATGCCGGTGCGCCAAGTTCGCCCACGGGCGGCATGATCGGCTAA
- the trmB gene encoding tRNA (guanosine(46)-N7)-methyltransferase TrmB: MENPIHRHIRSFVLRQGHFSEAQTRAMEEGAPRWGIEYRHEILNLDTAFGRSAPKVLEIGFGMGGATSEIAAARPDTDFLGIEVHGPGVGNMYKLIEEKQLSNIRVIRHDAVEVLSHMIADGSLDGFHLYFPDPWPKKRHHKRRLVQPDFLAGIVRKLKPGAYIHMATDWEDYAVQMLEVLSANPDLQNTAEGYAPRPEWRPLTKFEQRGLNLGHGVWDLMFTRR; the protein is encoded by the coding sequence ATGGAAAACCCCATCCATCGCCATATCCGCAGCTTCGTGCTGCGCCAGGGCCATTTCTCCGAAGCGCAGACCCGCGCCATGGAAGAGGGTGCGCCGCGTTGGGGCATTGAGTACCGGCACGAAATATTGAACCTGGACACCGCTTTCGGTCGCAGCGCACCCAAGGTGCTGGAGATCGGCTTCGGCATGGGTGGGGCTACATCCGAGATAGCGGCGGCGAGGCCGGATACGGATTTTCTCGGCATCGAGGTACATGGCCCCGGCGTGGGCAATATGTACAAGCTGATCGAGGAAAAGCAGCTCAGCAATATCCGCGTGATTCGTCACGATGCGGTCGAGGTGCTCTCGCACATGATTGCCGATGGCTCACTGGACGGCTTCCATCTGTACTTCCCCGACCCCTGGCCCAAGAAGCGCCATCACAAGCGCCGCCTGGTGCAGCCCGACTTCCTGGCCGGCATTGTGCGCAAGCTCAAGCCCGGTGCTTACATCCATATGGCCACCGACTGGGAAGACTACGCGGTGCAGATGCTGGAGGTGCTGTCGGCCAATCCGGATCTGCAGAACACCGCCGAGGGCTACGCACCGCGCCCCGAGTGGCGGCCGCTGACCAAGTTCGAGCAGCGCGGCCTGAATCTGGGCCATGGCGTGTGGGACCTGATGTTTACCCGCCGCTGA
- a CDS encoding SPOR domain-containing protein — MKWLFLLLILANLLFFGYTRLVEPPPPVDWQSRLVKAEQVRIVVPAPPKVATTPELTPPGTEDAFPDTPVPDEIPVDAAATPPALACFDWRGVLPEDLPNVRKQLAALKLGGEIKVQAAEPDSPKRYWVFIPQRPNLADAQKKADELKALGVEDFFVVNDGSRWNHAISLGLFSSEEAAKRRLDVIRGKGVRSAIVRERGDTQGKIVQIRQVPASAKAALSKAATGFKGSSVTAVDC; from the coding sequence ATGAAGTGGTTATTTCTGCTGCTGATCCTCGCCAATCTGCTGTTCTTTGGCTACACCCGGCTGGTAGAGCCCCCGCCGCCGGTGGACTGGCAATCCCGCCTCGTCAAGGCCGAGCAGGTCCGGATCGTCGTTCCGGCGCCGCCCAAGGTGGCGACCACGCCGGAGCTGACACCGCCCGGCACCGAGGACGCATTCCCCGATACCCCGGTGCCGGACGAGATCCCCGTGGACGCCGCCGCGACGCCGCCCGCATTGGCCTGCTTTGATTGGCGCGGTGTGTTGCCCGAAGACCTGCCCAATGTGCGAAAACAGCTGGCGGCACTCAAGCTCGGTGGTGAAATCAAGGTGCAGGCTGCGGAACCGGATAGTCCCAAACGTTACTGGGTGTTTATCCCGCAGCGCCCCAATCTGGCCGACGCCCAGAAGAAGGCCGATGAGCTCAAAGCCTTGGGCGTGGAGGACTTCTTCGTGGTCAACGATGGCAGCCGCTGGAATCATGCGATTTCACTCGGACTCTTTTCCAGCGAGGAGGCCGCCAAGCGGCGACTCGACGTGATTCGCGGCAAGGGTGTACGCTCGGCGATTGTCCGTGAGCGTGGTGACACACAGGGCAAGATCGTGCAGATCCGTCAGGTGCCCGCATCGGCCAAGGCCGCTCTGAGCAAGGCTGCAACCGGATTCAAGGGAAGCTCGGTGACCGCGGTTGATTGCTGA
- a CDS encoding type III pantothenate kinase, which translates to MSGAATLLLDAGNTRLKWALQQGAVRLHQGVADYADLSAWQAGLAALPAPAKAVGCNVAGPARAAALAALLAPLPIVWLQAAAEQGGLRNHYREPARLGADRWAALLGARRHHTGDTVVVMAGTAMTVDALSREGDFLGGIIVPGFRLMRAALAQGTADLGLPEGDAVDFPRSTGEAIVNGALLALTGAILQMQQRLSQRTGRTATVLLSGGDADVLAPQLQAALAVPLIAVDNLVLDGLAQLGAGDMPEQDA; encoded by the coding sequence ATGAGCGGCGCCGCCACCTTGCTGCTCGATGCGGGCAACACCCGCCTCAAATGGGCACTCCAGCAGGGCGCTGTCCGTTTGCATCAGGGGGTGGCGGATTACGCCGATCTGTCCGCTTGGCAGGCCGGATTGGCCGCCTTGCCGGCACCGGCCAAGGCGGTGGGCTGCAATGTTGCCGGGCCTGCGCGCGCAGCGGCATTGGCCGCTTTGCTCGCCCCGCTGCCCATCGTCTGGTTGCAAGCGGCTGCAGAGCAAGGCGGCCTGCGTAACCATTACCGCGAACCAGCCCGCTTGGGCGCCGATCGGTGGGCGGCCCTGCTGGGTGCGCGTCGCCATCACACTGGCGATACGGTCGTCGTCATGGCCGGTACCGCCATGACTGTGGATGCGCTGAGCCGCGAGGGGGATTTTCTTGGTGGCATCATCGTCCCCGGTTTTCGTCTCATGCGAGCCGCCCTGGCCCAAGGCACGGCAGATCTGGGTTTGCCCGAGGGCGACGCCGTCGACTTTCCCCGATCCACGGGTGAGGCCATCGTGAATGGCGCCCTGCTGGCGCTGACCGGCGCCATCCTGCAGATGCAGCAGCGCCTGTCGCAGCGCACCGGTCGCACCGCCACCGTATTGTTGTCCGGTGGCGACGCCGACGTCTTGGCGCCCCAATTGCAAGCAGCACTGGCCGTGCCCTTGATCGCCGTTGATAATCTGGTGCTGGATGGTCTGGCGCAGCTTGGCGCCGGCGACATGCCCGAACAGGACGCCTGA
- a CDS encoding biotin--[acetyl-CoA-carboxylase] ligase — translation MNPFPLLKLLDASRFRSGTELAAELGISRASVSLALGAAAEQGAAIQTVKGRGYRLERAIDWLDEATVAQALGGAACYFDLQVHTEIDSTNSALLKAAQHGAPSGLVYAAERQTQGRGRRGRRWQGELGDALMFSLLWRFNLGVADLSGLSLAVGLAVARALEGLGVADARLKWPNDIVTLQGDKLGGILIELSGESEGPSAVVIGIGLNLRLSEAVRASLDQPAQSLTLLGYSGGRNRLLAAVLAELARTLPAFEAQGFAPLVDEWERRHLMQGGPARLLQTNGEVIDGVALGVAPDGALRFACAGGERRVHAGEVSLRRVA, via the coding sequence ATGAACCCGTTCCCGCTGCTCAAACTGCTCGACGCCAGCCGCTTTCGCTCTGGTACCGAGCTGGCGGCCGAGCTAGGCATCTCGCGCGCCAGTGTGTCGCTGGCCTTGGGCGCGGCCGCGGAGCAGGGGGCGGCCATCCAGACGGTGAAAGGCCGTGGCTATCGGCTGGAGCGCGCGATCGACTGGCTGGATGAGGCCACGGTGGCGCAGGCGCTGGGTGGGGCAGCGTGCTATTTCGATCTGCAGGTCCACACCGAAATCGATTCCACCAATTCGGCCTTGCTCAAGGCGGCCCAGCACGGGGCGCCCAGCGGGCTGGTGTACGCCGCGGAGCGGCAGACCCAGGGGCGCGGCCGCCGTGGCCGGCGCTGGCAGGGGGAGTTGGGTGATGCACTGATGTTCTCCCTGCTATGGCGCTTCAACCTGGGTGTGGCCGATCTGTCAGGGCTCAGTCTGGCTGTGGGACTAGCCGTCGCACGAGCGCTGGAAGGCTTGGGTGTGGCGGATGCACGCCTCAAGTGGCCCAACGATATCGTGACCCTTCAGGGCGACAAGCTGGGTGGCATCCTGATTGAATTGTCGGGGGAGTCTGAGGGGCCGTCCGCAGTGGTGATCGGCATAGGCCTGAACCTGCGTTTGTCCGAGGCGGTGCGTGCCTCGCTGGACCAACCAGCCCAATCACTGACCTTGCTGGGTTACTCGGGGGGGCGTAATCGCCTGCTGGCGGCCGTGCTGGCCGAGCTGGCGCGGACCCTGCCGGCCTTTGAAGCCCAGGGGTTTGCCCCGCTGGTTGATGAGTGGGAGCGCCGGCACCTGATGCAGGGTGGCCCGGCACGATTGCTGCAAACGAATGGCGAGGTAATCGACGGCGTGGCATTGGGGGTGGCGCCGGATGGTGCGCTGCGCTTTGCGTGTGCCGGGGGCGAGCGCCGGGTGCATGCCGGTGAAGTGAGCCTGAGGCGGGTGGCATGA
- a CDS encoding DUF2069 domain-containing protein: MNTQNLIRLSRDLTVASLLALIALCILWEAWLAPLRPGSLLWIKGLPLLLPLPGVLRGRRYTYQWLSMFVLAWFIEGVMRAWSDVGTIRYLAVLEIILSVLVFVGTVVFSRLTRQPAQPA; this comes from the coding sequence ATGAACACACAAAACCTGATCCGCCTGAGCCGTGATCTCACGGTGGCCAGCCTGCTGGCCCTGATTGCCCTGTGCATCCTGTGGGAAGCCTGGCTTGCCCCGTTGCGGCCGGGTTCGCTTTTGTGGATCAAGGGCTTGCCCTTGCTGCTGCCACTGCCCGGCGTGTTGCGTGGCCGCCGCTACACCTACCAATGGCTCAGTATGTTCGTGCTGGCCTGGTTTATCGAGGGCGTGATGCGGGCCTGGAGCGATGTGGGCACGATCCGTTATCTGGCGGTGCTGGAAATCATTCTCTCCGTGCTGGTGTTCGTGGGTACGGTGGTGTTTTCCCGCCTTACGCGTCAACCCGCCCAGCCCGCATGA
- the wrbA gene encoding NAD(P)H:quinone oxidoreductase translates to MADLLVLYYSRHGATRELAQLIARGIESVPGCQARLRTVPAVSTVTEATAPAVPDDGAPYVELTDLHECIGLALGSPTRFGNMAAPLKYFLDGTSRDWLAGTLAGKPAAVFTSTSSLHGGNEATLLTMMLPLLHHGMTLVGIPYSEPGLTLTQGGGTPYGASHHAGHDGRRPVDEHEKALAIALGKRLAETALKLAKPL, encoded by the coding sequence ATGGCTGATCTGCTCGTCCTGTATTACTCGCGTCACGGCGCCACCCGTGAGCTGGCCCAACTGATCGCTCGCGGCATTGAATCCGTGCCGGGCTGCCAGGCGCGCTTACGCACCGTGCCGGCCGTGTCCACGGTGACGGAAGCCACCGCGCCGGCCGTGCCTGATGATGGCGCGCCCTATGTGGAACTGACGGACCTGCACGAATGCATCGGTCTCGCCTTGGGTAGCCCGACGCGCTTCGGCAATATGGCGGCACCGCTCAAGTATTTTCTCGATGGCACCAGCCGTGACTGGCTGGCGGGGACACTGGCGGGCAAACCGGCTGCCGTCTTCACCTCCACCAGCAGCCTGCACGGCGGCAATGAAGCGACCCTGTTGACCATGATGCTACCGCTGTTGCACCACGGCATGACGCTGGTCGGCATTCCCTACAGTGAACCGGGCCTGACGCTGACCCAGGGCGGTGGTACGCCCTATGGCGCCAGTCACCATGCCGGCCACGATGGCCGTCGCCCGGTCGACGAACATGAGAAAGCCTTGGCGATCGCCTTGGGCAAGCGCCTTGCCGAAACCGCACTCAAGCTGGCCAAACCCCTGTGA
- a CDS encoding YihY family inner membrane protein: MPSLSDYRRQLISNLPAPLDFALFLFRRLREARCLDAAGSLTFTTLLALVPFLTIALTTIAAFPMFEDVSTRFKIFLLTNLVPDSAGRIITVYMRQFTENTGKLTAVGMATLGLTALAMINTIDRSFNRIWRIERSRPWLTKTLTYWAMLTLGPLLLGVGLTLAGWLSEQVDNTGLAFVLSSGGIFLALAGFTLLYRMVPNCPVPTSHALAGATFTTGALMAMKALFGLYVKKFASFKLIYGAFASLPIFLIWLYLIWVIVLAGAVLSAALSYWHGEAWRRRPHPGQQLYDATRLLLKLDDARRDGKTLSVHRLRRALSLGQDELFALLEKLAEKGWTQPTRQDGWVLATALERITLAELYHLLVTRPVAPPRASDSLHELLSERFQQIDMTLDTTLAELARKQRGQADA, encoded by the coding sequence ATGCCCAGCCTGTCCGACTACCGCCGCCAACTGATCAGCAATCTGCCTGCGCCGCTGGATTTCGCCCTGTTCCTGTTCCGGCGCCTGCGCGAAGCCCGCTGTCTGGATGCCGCCGGCAGCCTCACCTTTACCACCCTGCTGGCCCTGGTGCCGTTCCTGACGATTGCGCTGACGACCATCGCCGCCTTCCCGATGTTCGAAGATGTCTCCACGCGCTTCAAGATTTTCCTGCTGACCAATCTGGTGCCGGATTCGGCCGGGCGCATCATCACCGTGTATATGCGCCAGTTCACCGAGAACACCGGCAAGCTAACCGCCGTGGGCATGGCCACGCTGGGACTCACGGCGCTGGCGATGATCAACACCATCGATCGCAGCTTCAACCGGATATGGCGCATCGAGCGCTCGCGTCCCTGGCTGACCAAGACACTGACCTACTGGGCCATGTTGACCCTGGGCCCCCTGCTGCTGGGCGTGGGGCTGACGCTGGCGGGCTGGCTCTCGGAACAGGTGGATAACACCGGGCTGGCCTTCGTGCTCAGCAGCGGCGGCATCTTTCTGGCACTGGCGGGCTTTACCTTGCTGTACCGCATGGTGCCCAACTGCCCGGTCCCGACCTCGCATGCCTTGGCAGGCGCCACATTCACGACCGGCGCGCTGATGGCAATGAAGGCACTGTTCGGGCTGTACGTGAAGAAATTTGCCTCGTTCAAGCTGATCTACGGCGCCTTCGCCAGCCTGCCCATCTTCCTGATCTGGCTCTACCTGATCTGGGTGATCGTGCTCGCGGGCGCGGTACTCAGTGCGGCACTCTCCTACTGGCACGGTGAAGCCTGGCGACGCCGGCCGCATCCGGGCCAGCAGCTCTATGACGCAACCCGCCTGCTGCTCAAACTGGACGACGCCCGCCGCGATGGCAAGACGCTGAGCGTGCACCGCCTGCGCCGTGCCCTGTCGCTGGGGCAGGACGAACTGTTTGCCTTGCTGGAGAAGCTGGCCGAGAAAGGCTGGACCCAGCCCACCCGACAAGATGGCTGGGTGCTGGCCACCGCACTGGAACGCATCACCCTGGCTGAGCTCTACCACCTGCTGGTGACCCGCCCGGTGGCCCCCCCTCGCGCCAGCGATAGTCTGCATGAGCTACTCAGCGAGCGCTTCCAGCAGATCGACATGACGCTGGACACCACGCTGGCCGAGCTGGCCCGCAAGCAGCGCGGTCAGGCTGACGCCTAA